One window of Burkholderia vietnamiensis LMG 10929 genomic DNA carries:
- the recB gene encoding exodeoxyribonuclease V subunit beta: MNAASRSPAALELDVFACPLDGVNQIEASAGTGKTWNICALYVRLLLEKDLGADEILVVTFTKAATAELHERIRGRLAQLAHALDTGDDGGDPFVARLLETTLGEGGALDPDTAAKRIRRALRAFDQAAIHTIHAFCQRALQEAPFAAAMPFAFDMQADDAALRFELAADFWRTRVEPMAARWPRFATWLVDSGAGPAALDAQLARRLKKPLAALRWDGVAEPDESAEAAAAACFEQAAQMWADERDAIDALLRAAQPALNQRSHKPEAIADAFGAWSAHFAQRNAAAALPKAALRLTRTALVKATKKGGATPEHAFFDVADALEAAVAAADAAQRARWLALVADWLDSAPAELAERKRTRRVVSFDDLLANLYQALQAHPWLGETLRARYPAALIDEFQDTDPLQFAIFDRIFAPRGPLFLVGDPKQAIYSFRAADLHTYLAARARASACYTLAVNQRSTPAIVDACNRFFMSNPHAFVLDGLDYYAVRAGTRVRAPFIDETDPGPAGDFRIWALPGGDGTLHKREAQAQAAQACAAEIARLMRGARDGHARLGDTPLSPGDIAVLVQTHRQGSLVKRVLATWGIGSVELAQASVFSTGDAEQLERVLAAIDAPGDLRRLRAALAADWFGLDADALWRMEQGDGDASRDAADGADAMSWVERFSRYRLLWRERGFAVMWRTFTRELRIAERLMAGADGERRVTDINHLAELTQARASAQPGIAPTLRWLAAQRLDGGGEEAQLRLESDRNLVQIVTVHKSKGLEYAVVFCPFLNDGGLREPPTSALPDAREYHDDAGDAVLHYGCDDEAAAHAARQVLREQAAERARLVYVALTRAVYRCYLVAGPYLSSRSTREARRSVLNWLVAGAGRSFDAWLDEPPDEAELGAAWQALAGGPLSVAPLPVPARRERVAAGHDDSQALAARRATRMLRDAWRIASFSSLTASMAREEAGVASVPDDELRPDHDALAAVSADLALVGADTVVSAPPDDDILTFPRGAAAGECLHRLFELSRFTQPDSWLQAALGALHDRPVEAEPDLAVRLPAMMVRLVDDVVHTELVPGMRLADLDPARRLDEMGFLFPAPSLELGALRRLLVAHGYPDVALEAGALAGFIKGFIDMIVEHDGRFWIVDWKSNHLGNTPDAYGPRALDAAMADHAYHLQALLYTVALHRYLRARLPDYDYDTHMAGYLYLFVRGVRPGWRSDGMPAGVHAGRPSRELVDALDRMMEGGRA, encoded by the coding sequence ATGAACGCCGCATCCAGATCGCCGGCGGCGCTCGAACTCGACGTGTTCGCATGCCCGCTCGACGGCGTCAACCAGATCGAGGCGTCGGCCGGTACCGGCAAGACGTGGAACATCTGCGCGCTCTACGTGCGGCTGCTGCTCGAAAAGGATCTCGGCGCGGACGAAATCCTCGTGGTGACGTTCACGAAGGCCGCGACCGCCGAACTGCACGAGCGCATTCGCGGCCGGCTGGCGCAACTCGCGCATGCGCTCGATACGGGCGACGACGGCGGCGACCCGTTCGTCGCACGACTGCTGGAGACGACGCTCGGCGAAGGCGGCGCGCTCGATCCCGACACGGCGGCGAAGCGGATCCGGCGCGCGCTTCGCGCGTTCGATCAGGCGGCTATCCACACGATCCACGCGTTCTGCCAGCGCGCGCTGCAGGAGGCGCCGTTCGCCGCCGCGATGCCGTTTGCGTTCGACATGCAGGCCGACGATGCGGCGCTGCGCTTCGAACTGGCCGCCGACTTCTGGCGCACGCGCGTCGAACCGATGGCCGCCCGCTGGCCGCGCTTCGCGACGTGGCTCGTCGATTCGGGCGCGGGCCCGGCCGCGCTCGATGCGCAGCTGGCGCGTCGGCTGAAGAAGCCGCTGGCCGCGCTGCGCTGGGACGGCGTCGCCGAGCCCGACGAGTCGGCGGAGGCCGCGGCCGCCGCCTGCTTCGAGCAGGCCGCACAAATGTGGGCCGACGAGCGCGATGCGATCGATGCGCTGCTGCGCGCCGCGCAGCCGGCGCTCAACCAGCGCTCGCACAAGCCCGAGGCGATCGCCGATGCGTTCGGCGCGTGGTCTGCGCACTTCGCGCAGCGCAATGCCGCGGCCGCGCTGCCGAAGGCCGCGCTCAGGCTCACGCGCACGGCGCTCGTGAAGGCGACCAAAAAAGGCGGCGCGACGCCCGAACACGCGTTCTTCGACGTGGCCGATGCGCTCGAAGCAGCGGTCGCGGCAGCCGACGCCGCGCAGCGCGCCCGCTGGCTCGCGCTGGTCGCCGACTGGCTCGACAGCGCACCGGCCGAGTTGGCGGAACGCAAGCGCACGCGCCGGGTCGTGTCGTTCGACGATCTGCTCGCGAACCTGTATCAGGCGCTGCAGGCGCACCCGTGGCTCGGCGAGACGCTGCGTGCGCGCTATCCGGCCGCGCTGATCGACGAATTCCAGGATACCGACCCGCTGCAGTTCGCGATCTTCGACCGGATCTTCGCGCCGCGCGGTCCGCTGTTTCTCGTCGGCGATCCGAAGCAGGCGATCTACAGCTTCCGCGCGGCCGATCTGCACACTTATCTCGCCGCGCGCGCACGCGCGAGCGCGTGCTACACGCTCGCGGTCAACCAGCGTTCGACGCCGGCGATCGTCGACGCGTGCAACCGCTTCTTCATGTCGAATCCGCACGCGTTCGTGCTCGACGGGCTCGACTATTACGCGGTGCGTGCCGGCACGCGCGTGCGGGCGCCGTTCATCGACGAGACAGATCCGGGTCCGGCCGGCGATTTCCGGATCTGGGCGTTGCCGGGCGGCGACGGCACACTGCACAAGCGCGAGGCGCAGGCACAGGCCGCGCAGGCGTGCGCGGCCGAGATTGCGCGGCTGATGCGCGGCGCGCGCGACGGGCACGCGCGGCTCGGCGATACGCCGCTGTCGCCGGGCGACATCGCGGTGCTGGTGCAGACGCACCGACAGGGCAGCCTCGTGAAGCGCGTGCTCGCCACCTGGGGCATCGGCAGCGTCGAGCTTGCGCAGGCATCGGTATTCTCGACGGGTGACGCGGAGCAGCTCGAGCGCGTGCTCGCGGCGATCGACGCGCCGGGCGACCTGCGGCGCTTGCGTGCCGCGCTCGCCGCCGACTGGTTCGGCCTCGATGCCGATGCGCTGTGGCGCATGGAGCAGGGCGATGGCGACGCATCGCGCGATGCGGCGGACGGCGCGGATGCGATGAGCTGGGTCGAGCGCTTCTCGCGTTACCGGCTGCTGTGGCGCGAGCGCGGCTTCGCGGTGATGTGGCGCACGTTCACGCGCGAGCTGCGGATCGCCGAGCGGCTGATGGCCGGCGCGGACGGCGAGCGCCGCGTGACCGACATCAACCATCTTGCCGAGCTGACGCAGGCGCGCGCGTCCGCGCAGCCGGGCATCGCTCCGACGCTGCGCTGGCTCGCCGCGCAACGGCTCGACGGCGGCGGCGAGGAGGCGCAGCTGCGTCTCGAATCCGACCGCAACCTCGTGCAGATCGTCACCGTCCACAAATCGAAGGGCCTCGAATACGCGGTCGTGTTCTGTCCGTTCCTGAACGACGGCGGGCTGCGCGAGCCGCCGACGTCGGCGCTGCCCGACGCTCGCGAATATCACGACGACGCAGGCGATGCGGTGCTGCATTACGGATGCGACGACGAAGCCGCCGCGCACGCGGCGCGCCAGGTTTTGCGCGAGCAGGCGGCGGAGCGCGCGCGGCTCGTCTACGTGGCGCTCACGCGCGCCGTCTATCGCTGCTATCTGGTCGCCGGGCCGTATCTGTCGTCGCGCTCGACGCGCGAGGCGCGCCGCAGCGTGCTCAACTGGCTGGTGGCCGGCGCGGGCCGCTCGTTCGACGCGTGGCTCGACGAGCCGCCCGACGAGGCGGAACTTGGCGCAGCATGGCAGGCGCTCGCGGGCGGGCCGCTCAGCGTGGCGCCGTTGCCGGTGCCCGCGCGCCGCGAACGCGTGGCGGCCGGCCATGACGACTCGCAAGCGCTGGCGGCGCGCCGCGCGACGCGCATGTTGCGCGACGCGTGGCGCATCGCGAGTTTCAGTTCGCTGACCGCGTCGATGGCGCGCGAGGAAGCGGGCGTCGCGAGCGTGCCGGACGACGAGTTGCGGCCCGATCACGATGCACTTGCCGCGGTGAGCGCGGACCTCGCGCTCGTCGGCGCCGACACGGTCGTGTCGGCGCCGCCAGACGACGACATCCTGACGTTTCCGCGCGGCGCTGCGGCGGGCGAGTGCCTGCACCGCTTGTTCGAACTGAGTCGCTTCACCCAGCCCGATTCGTGGCTCCAGGCCGCGCTCGGCGCGTTGCACGACCGGCCGGTCGAGGCCGAGCCCGACCTCGCGGTGCGGCTGCCGGCGATGATGGTGCGGCTCGTCGACGACGTCGTGCACACGGAACTCGTGCCGGGCATGCGGCTCGCGGATCTCGATCCGGCCAGGCGGCTCGACGAGATGGGCTTCCTGTTTCCGGCGCCGTCGCTCGAGCTTGGCGCCTTGCGCCGGCTGCTGGTCGCGCACGGCTATCCGGACGTCGCGCTGGAGGCCGGGGCGCTCGCGGGCTTCATCAAGGGTTTCATCGACATGATCGTCGAACACGACGGACGCTTCTGGATCGTCGACTGGAAGTCGAACCATCTCGGCAATACGCCGGACGCGTACGGCCCGCGCGCGCTCGACGCTGCGATGGCCGATCACGCGTATCACCTGCAGGCGCTGCTCTATACCGTCGCGCTGCATCGTTACCTGCGCGCGCGCTTGCCCGACTACGACTACGACACGCATATGGCGGGCTATCTGTATCTGTTCGTGCGCGGCGTGCGGCCCGGCTGGCGCAGCGACGGCATGCCGGCCGGCGTCCATGCGGGGCGGCCGAGCCGCGAACTCGTCGACGCGCTCGACCGGATGATGGAAGGGGGCCGCGCATGA
- the recC gene encoding exodeoxyribonuclease V subunit gamma — protein sequence MLHLFYSNRHETLADALLEDLAAFPARNGPWASQQVIVPSAALRRRLELDIAARHGVCANVEFTYLAQWLWAQIGRVLPVPVRSPFAPDRLVWRCYRLFAQAADGAPWFASPRLAAYLSASDDAMRYELAQRVATVLDHYLTYRPEWLAAWQAGESVLAGDAAPRGISDAARDDERWQAALWRALLAELSDSGTPPAHRFLVEARNLDAETVERAEWPESVCVFALPTMPPLHVALLRELSRWIDVRIYALNPCREFWFDIVTAAHAEALDAAGRLDYQEVGHPLLAEWGRQTQAQLHMLHELTESAASGDASRFVENAAPSWLARVQNAILGLQPEAELGDAPAERGIEVHVCHSLARQLEVLHDRLLAWFDADATLQPSDVLVAVADLAAAGPLIDAVFGTAGAGAARVPYRITGLPPSQANPVARVLLEWLALPDRQVGAPELVEWLRVDAVAARYGIDAAALETVQTWLAAAGARRGLSPAVSDDAAVPAPRHTFADALARLFLGYAMPEGAAPIGAWLPIEAATGSEAELLGRLARFTDDLDGFAQRLAGALTPRAWSELFADTLARFFDSGAAYADALAGVRDALDAMLAAMTEGAPDEALPAAVVRAGLAAALDDPARGGVPWGGVTFSSLTSLRGLPYRVICLLGMDDGVLPSLARADEFDLMAVLPKLGDRQRRDDERNLFLDLLLAARDRLLIAYTGRSIRDNAPLPPAALVDELLDHLALVTAGADAAPDAVDAARRAFVVEHPLQPFAAEYFRPGSELASYDAERATLASLLAAEAARDASREQPFFAQPLAAEPVEPVAFGEFERFWRHPARALLRARLGIVLSDAQAELLDTEPFALDFAGSDALAERLLPLLIESDERDVHDHALRIADASPELPGGATGAVWRDQALGSMTQLASNVRRALAEGVARRPFTLTIAPAWPETADELFGVHDAMLSADAVSAPLELHGTLNRLTPAGQVIYRYARPSARDYLSAWLAHLVYCAVEPDGPRRSLWFGSGGAFELTPVAAPLERLAPLAALFRAGRRMPLRFFPRSAWACVSDGDAKAASVWINERVASEADDPAIAIAWRGAHPSLDEPFGTLARLVFEPMLEHLKELE from the coding sequence ATGCTCCATCTTTTCTACTCGAACCGTCACGAAACGCTGGCCGATGCGCTGCTCGAGGATCTGGCCGCGTTCCCGGCCCGCAACGGCCCGTGGGCGTCGCAACAAGTGATCGTGCCGAGCGCGGCGTTGCGCCGCCGTCTCGAGCTCGACATCGCCGCGCGCCACGGCGTCTGCGCGAACGTCGAGTTCACGTATCTCGCGCAATGGCTGTGGGCGCAGATCGGTCGCGTGTTGCCGGTGCCCGTGCGCTCGCCGTTCGCGCCCGATCGGCTCGTGTGGCGTTGCTACCGGCTGTTTGCGCAGGCTGCGGACGGTGCGCCGTGGTTCGCGTCGCCGCGGCTCGCGGCGTACCTGAGCGCGTCGGACGACGCGATGCGCTATGAGCTGGCGCAGCGTGTCGCGACCGTGCTCGACCACTACCTGACCTATCGGCCGGAATGGCTGGCGGCGTGGCAGGCCGGCGAATCGGTGCTCGCGGGCGATGCCGCACCGCGCGGCATCAGCGACGCGGCGCGCGACGACGAGCGCTGGCAGGCGGCGCTGTGGCGCGCGCTGCTCGCCGAGTTGAGCGACAGCGGCACGCCGCCGGCGCATCGCTTTCTCGTGGAGGCGCGCAATCTCGATGCCGAGACGGTCGAACGCGCCGAGTGGCCGGAATCGGTCTGCGTGTTCGCGCTGCCCACGATGCCGCCGCTGCACGTCGCGCTGCTGCGCGAGCTGTCGCGCTGGATCGACGTGCGCATTTACGCGCTCAATCCTTGTCGAGAATTCTGGTTCGACATCGTCACGGCCGCGCATGCGGAGGCGCTCGATGCGGCCGGGCGGCTCGACTATCAGGAGGTCGGCCATCCGCTGCTTGCGGAGTGGGGCCGTCAGACGCAGGCGCAGCTGCACATGCTGCACGAGCTGACCGAAAGCGCCGCGTCGGGCGATGCGTCGCGCTTCGTCGAGAACGCGGCGCCCAGCTGGCTCGCGCGCGTGCAGAACGCGATTCTCGGGCTGCAGCCCGAGGCCGAGCTCGGCGACGCGCCGGCCGAGCGCGGGATCGAGGTGCACGTGTGCCACAGCCTCGCGCGCCAGCTCGAGGTGTTGCACGATCGCCTGCTGGCATGGTTCGACGCCGACGCGACACTGCAGCCGTCCGACGTGCTGGTGGCGGTTGCCGATCTCGCGGCGGCCGGGCCGCTGATCGACGCCGTGTTCGGCACGGCGGGCGCCGGGGCGGCACGCGTGCCGTACCGGATCACCGGGCTGCCGCCGTCGCAGGCGAACCCGGTCGCGCGCGTGCTGCTCGAATGGCTCGCGTTGCCGGACCGGCAGGTCGGCGCGCCCGAGCTGGTCGAATGGTTGCGCGTCGACGCAGTCGCAGCCCGTTACGGCATCGACGCGGCCGCGCTGGAGACGGTGCAGACCTGGCTCGCGGCCGCGGGCGCGCGACGCGGGCTGTCGCCGGCGGTCAGCGACGATGCGGCGGTGCCCGCACCGCGCCATACGTTCGCCGATGCGCTCGCGCGCCTGTTCCTCGGCTATGCGATGCCCGAAGGCGCCGCGCCGATCGGCGCATGGCTGCCGATCGAGGCGGCCACGGGCAGCGAGGCCGAGCTGCTCGGCCGGCTGGCCCGCTTCACCGACGATCTCGACGGGTTCGCGCAGCGGCTTGCCGGTGCGCTCACGCCGCGCGCATGGAGCGAGCTGTTCGCCGATACGCTCGCGCGCTTCTTCGATTCGGGCGCCGCGTATGCCGATGCGCTTGCCGGCGTGCGCGACGCGCTCGACGCGATGCTGGCCGCGATGACCGAAGGTGCGCCGGACGAGGCGCTGCCCGCTGCGGTCGTACGGGCCGGGCTGGCCGCCGCGCTCGACGATCCGGCGCGTGGCGGGGTGCCGTGGGGCGGCGTGACGTTCTCGTCGCTGACGAGCTTGCGCGGGCTGCCGTACCGCGTGATATGTCTGCTCGGGATGGACGACGGCGTGCTGCCGAGCCTCGCGCGCGCCGACGAGTTCGACCTGATGGCCGTGCTGCCGAAGCTCGGCGACCGGCAGCGCCGCGACGACGAGCGCAATCTGTTCCTCGACCTGCTGCTCGCCGCGCGCGACCGGCTGCTGATCGCGTACACCGGCCGCAGCATCCGCGACAACGCGCCGTTGCCGCCCGCGGCGCTCGTCGACGAACTGCTCGATCACCTCGCGCTCGTCACGGCCGGCGCGGACGCCGCGCCGGATGCGGTCGACGCTGCGCGCCGTGCGTTCGTCGTCGAACATCCGCTGCAGCCGTTCGCGGCCGAGTATTTCCGGCCCGGCAGCGAACTCGCATCTTACGACGCCGAGCGCGCGACGCTGGCGTCGCTGCTCGCGGCCGAAGCCGCACGCGATGCGTCGCGGGAGCAGCCGTTCTTCGCGCAGCCGCTGGCGGCCGAGCCGGTCGAGCCGGTCGCATTCGGCGAATTCGAACGGTTCTGGCGTCATCCGGCTCGCGCGTTGTTGCGCGCGCGGCTCGGCATCGTGTTGTCCGACGCGCAGGCGGAATTGCTCGACACCGAGCCGTTCGCGCTCGACTTCGCCGGCAGCGACGCGCTCGCCGAGCGCCTGCTGCCGCTGCTGATCGAATCCGACGAGCGCGACGTGCACGATCACGCGCTGCGCATCGCCGACGCGAGCCCCGAACTGCCGGGCGGCGCGACGGGCGCCGTGTGGCGCGACCAAGCGCTCGGCTCGATGACGCAGCTCGCGTCGAACGTGCGTCGTGCGCTCGCCGAAGGCGTCGCGCGGCGGCCGTTCACGCTCACGATCGCGCCTGCATGGCCCGAAACCGCCGATGAACTGTTCGGCGTGCACGACGCGATGCTGTCGGCCGATGCGGTGAGCGCGCCGCTCGAGTTGCACGGCACGCTGAACCGGCTCACGCCGGCCGGTCAGGTGATCTATCGCTACGCACGCCCGAGCGCGCGGGATTACTTGTCGGCGTGGCTGGCGCACCTCGTCTACTGCGCGGTGGAGCCCGACGGGCCGCGCCGCTCGCTGTGGTTCGGCAGCGGCGGGGCATTCGAGCTCACGCCGGTCGCGGCGCCGCTCGAGCGGCTCGCGCCGCTCGCCGCGCTGTTTCGCGCGGGCCGGCGCATGCCGCTGCGGTTCTTTCCGCGCAGCGCATGGGCGTGCGTGTCCGACGGCGACGCGAAGGCCGCGAGCGTGTGGATCAACGAACGTGTGGCGAGCGAGGCGGACGATCCGGCCATCGCGATCGCGTGGCGCGGTGCGCACCCGTCTCTCGACGAGCCGTTCGGCACGCTCGCGCGGCTCGTATTCGAGCCGATGCTCGAACATCTGAAGGAGCTCGAATGA
- a CDS encoding FUSC family protein encodes MRYSVEIRKFLYSQYFFGGLRIAFGVSLPAVLCLIVFHNRELGFTISTGALGACVVDMPGPLKYKHNEMLACSVIGFLAALATGLATPHIFALWLTIVPLTFVLSLIVVYGNRWPQISFATLFMMVMTLEENFTPLQAFVNAGWILAGGLWYTYWATIVSQWQARRIEQQALAESLFACADYLQARAQFYDLDADLDECYRNLVAKQITAVETQETARDIVLRNLPKLRRGKLDPGRTTMYNLFINSVDLHELFVGAHTDYPLVRNTFGGSDLIIFYRDLIGKAAADLEEIGLAVLENRAPHSRISVKAELRAIEYEIELMRKKNFAAANAEAYAAVLATFRRIWSATRLIDRMRRNLSGHADPQQTELKIDKALVRFLQRRRMSPLLIFSNLNMRSPSFRHALRVTIAVAVGFWLGRLLPLTNAYWIVMTTIIILKPGYSLTKQRNAQRIVGTLIGCAASIALIYSVKEPHVLIAIMFGSMVMSYSLLLFNYAASVVFTSSYVLLMFHLLAPGSMRIIGERAIDTVVGCMIAIAASRLFPYWEYRLMGKLVTDMLSSTRKYFEAAWRAGRGASAPAVPVADGAAAVPVVAAAIEAPSTALDDDYRYRLARKDVHIAFANLGQAFQRMMIEPKAHQRFVAELNDLLVQAHVLGAQITAAAPLIRSACSADGQRVHDDALHRGLSAVLDNLEKAEAGEPPPADHLDTTRQITRALDEMVVSAEKSDAVGADLTHDLKVLAHQCKQMLASSLLIRKDASVIRLPA; translated from the coding sequence ATGCGCTATTCGGTCGAAATCAGAAAGTTTCTCTACAGCCAGTACTTCTTCGGTGGGCTGAGAATCGCGTTCGGCGTGTCGCTGCCCGCGGTGCTGTGCCTGATCGTGTTTCACAACCGGGAGCTCGGCTTCACGATCTCGACCGGTGCGCTCGGCGCGTGCGTCGTCGACATGCCGGGCCCGCTGAAGTACAAGCACAACGAAATGCTTGCGTGCAGCGTGATCGGCTTTCTGGCCGCGCTCGCGACGGGCCTCGCCACGCCGCACATCTTCGCGCTGTGGCTGACGATCGTCCCGCTCACGTTCGTGCTGTCGCTGATCGTCGTGTACGGCAACCGCTGGCCGCAAATCAGCTTCGCGACGCTGTTCATGATGGTGATGACGCTGGAGGAGAACTTCACGCCGCTGCAGGCGTTCGTCAATGCCGGCTGGATTCTCGCGGGCGGCCTCTGGTACACGTACTGGGCGACCATCGTGTCGCAATGGCAGGCGCGCCGGATCGAGCAGCAGGCGCTCGCGGAGAGCCTGTTCGCGTGCGCGGACTACCTGCAGGCGCGCGCGCAGTTCTACGACCTCGACGCGGATCTCGACGAGTGCTACCGCAATCTCGTCGCCAAGCAGATCACGGCGGTCGAAACGCAGGAAACCGCCCGCGACATCGTGCTGCGCAACCTGCCGAAGCTGCGCCGCGGCAAGCTCGATCCCGGCCGCACGACGATGTACAACCTGTTCATCAACAGCGTCGACCTGCACGAGCTGTTCGTCGGCGCGCATACCGACTATCCGCTCGTGCGCAACACGTTCGGCGGCTCAGACCTGATCATTTTCTATCGCGACCTGATCGGCAAGGCGGCGGCCGATCTCGAGGAAATCGGCCTCGCGGTGCTCGAGAACCGCGCGCCGCATTCGCGCATCAGCGTGAAGGCCGAACTGCGCGCGATCGAGTACGAGATCGAGCTGATGCGCAAGAAGAACTTCGCGGCGGCCAATGCCGAGGCGTACGCGGCCGTGCTCGCGACGTTCCGGCGGATCTGGAGCGCGACGCGGCTGATCGACCGGATGCGCCGCAACCTGTCTGGCCACGCCGATCCGCAGCAGACCGAACTGAAGATCGACAAGGCGCTCGTGCGTTTCCTGCAGCGGCGCCGGATGTCGCCGCTGCTGATCTTCTCGAACCTGAACATGCGCTCGCCGAGCTTTCGCCACGCGCTGCGCGTGACGATCGCGGTCGCGGTCGGCTTTTGGCTCGGCCGGCTGCTGCCGCTCACGAATGCCTACTGGATCGTGATGACGACCATCATCATCCTGAAGCCGGGCTACTCGCTGACCAAGCAGCGCAACGCGCAACGTATCGTCGGAACGCTGATCGGCTGCGCGGCGAGCATCGCGCTGATCTATTCGGTGAAGGAGCCGCACGTGCTCATCGCGATCATGTTCGGATCGATGGTGATGAGCTACAGCCTGCTGCTGTTCAACTATGCGGCGAGCGTCGTGTTCACTTCGTCGTACGTGCTGCTGATGTTCCACCTGCTCGCGCCGGGCAGCATGCGCATCATCGGCGAGCGCGCGATCGACACCGTGGTCGGCTGCATGATTGCGATCGCCGCGAGCCGGCTCTTCCCGTACTGGGAATACCGGCTGATGGGCAAGCTCGTGACCGACATGCTGAGCTCGACCCGCAAGTATTTCGAGGCGGCGTGGCGCGCCGGGCGCGGCGCCTCGGCGCCTGCCGTGCCGGTCGCGGACGGCGCGGCTGCCGTGCCGGTCGTTGCCGCGGCGATCGAAGCGCCGTCCACCGCGCTCGACGACGACTATCGCTACCGCCTCGCGCGCAAGGACGTGCACATCGCATTCGCGAACCTCGGGCAGGCGTTCCAGCGGATGATGATCGAGCCGAAGGCGCACCAGCGCTTCGTCGCCGAACTCAACGACCTGCTGGTACAGGCCCACGTGCTCGGCGCGCAGATCACCGCCGCCGCGCCGCTGATTCGCAGCGCATGCTCAGCCGACGGGCAGCGCGTTCACGACGACGCGCTGCATCGCGGCCTGTCCGCCGTGCTCGACAACCTCGAAAAGGCGGAAGCCGGCGAGCCGCCGCCGGCCGACCATCTCGATACGACCAGACAGATCACGCGCGCGCTCGACGAAATGGTCGTGTCGGCGGAAAAATCGGACGCCGTGGGCGCCGACCTCACGCACGACCTGAAGGTTCTCGCGCACCAGTGCAAGCAGATGCTGGCGTCATCGCTGCTGATCCGCAAGGACGCGAGCGTCATCCGGCTGCCGGCGTGA
- a CDS encoding Lrp/AsnC family transcriptional regulator, producing the protein MDAIDRKLLELLQADATLPIAELAQRVNLSQTPCWKRVQRLKETGAIRAQVALCDPRKLGVGTTVFVAIRTNQHTEEWAQRFTQVVRDMPEVVEVYRMSGETDYLLRVVVAGIDDYDRVYKQLIRMVPLFDVSSSFAMEQIKYSTALPVRDVSEPA; encoded by the coding sequence ATGGATGCCATCGATCGCAAGCTGCTGGAGCTGTTGCAGGCGGACGCCACATTGCCGATCGCCGAACTCGCGCAGCGCGTGAACCTGTCGCAGACGCCGTGCTGGAAGCGCGTGCAGCGACTGAAGGAAACCGGCGCGATCCGTGCGCAGGTCGCGCTGTGCGACCCGCGCAAGCTCGGCGTCGGCACCACCGTGTTCGTCGCGATCCGCACGAACCAGCACACCGAGGAGTGGGCCCAGCGCTTTACGCAAGTCGTGCGCGACATGCCGGAAGTCGTCGAGGTCTATCGGATGAGCGGCGAAACCGACTATCTGCTGCGTGTCGTGGTGGCGGGCATCGACGATTACGACCGCGTGTACAAGCAGCTGATCCGCATGGTGCCGCTGTTCGACGTGAGCTCGTCGTTCGCCATGGAGCAGATCAAGTATTCGACCGCGTTGCCGGTGCGCGACGTGTCCGAACCGGCGTAA